A window of the Macadamia integrifolia cultivar HAES 741 unplaced genomic scaffold, SCU_Mint_v3 scaffold536, whole genome shotgun sequence genome harbors these coding sequences:
- the LOC122069121 gene encoding protein krasavietz-like produces MSSKERPTLGGTRIKTRKRNIAAPLDPAAFADAVIQIYLDNDGDLELVAKSIESADLNFSRYGDTFFEVVFTGGRTQPGTTKPDEGERHTYSIIDCEPKREAILPSVLYIQKILRRRPFLIKNLENVMRRFLQSLELFEENERKKLAIFTALTFSQKLSGLPPETVFQPLLKDNLVSKGIVLSFITDFFTEYLVDNSLDDLIALLKRGKMEDNLLEFFPSSKRSPEGFSEHFT; encoded by the exons ATGAG CTCGAAGGAGAGACCCACTCTAGG TGGTACGCGGATTAAGACCCGCAAACGGAATATAGCAGCACCTCTGGACCCTGCAGCATTTGCAGATGCAGTGATCCAGATTTATCTGGATAATGATGGTGATCTG GAACTTGTTGCCAAGAGCATAGAGTCTGCAGACTTGAACTTCTCAAGATATGGTGACACCTTCTTCGAG GTTGTCTTCACGGGAGGACGCACTCAACCTGGTACGACAAAGCCTGATGAGGGGGAGCGCCACACTTATTCTATTATAGATTGTGAACCAAAACGTGAAGCTATTTTGCCATCGGTTCTCTACATACAAAAGATTTTGCGCCGCCGGCCTTTCCTAATAAAGAATCTTGAAAATGTTATGCGAAGATTCCTGCAGTCGTTGGAACTTTTTGAggagaatgaaaggaagaagctTGCAATTTTTACGGCCCTTACATTCTCCCAAAAGCTTTCTGGGCTTCCACCAGAGACAGTATTCCAGCCACTGCTCAAGGATAATCTTGTGTCCAAAGGGATAGTGCTCTCATTCATAACAGACTTCTTCACGGAATATCTTGTTGATAATAGCCTTGATGATCTGATTGCACTTTTGAAGCGAGGGAAGATGGAGGACAATCTCCTTGAGTTCTTCCCATCATCCAAGCGCTCTCCGGAAGGGTTTTCTGAGCATTTCACGTAG